One genomic region from Zalophus californianus isolate mZalCal1 chromosome 2, mZalCal1.pri.v2, whole genome shotgun sequence encodes:
- the LOC113925815 gene encoding 60S ribosomal protein L32-like, with protein MAALRPLVNPKIIKKRTKKFSQHQSDRYVKIKHNRQKPRGTDNRVHRRFRGQILMPNIGYGSHKKTKHMLPSGFWKFLLHDVKELEVLLMCRDCSQCLLQEPQSHCRKSSPAGHQSHQSQCQKAG; from the coding sequence ATGGCTGCCCTCAGACCTCTGGTAAATCCCAAGATCattaaaaagaggaccaagaagttCAGCCAGCATCAGTCAGACCGATAtgtcaaaataaaacacaaccgGCAGAAACCCAGAGGTACTGACAATAGGGTACACAGAAGATTCAGGGGCCAGATTTTGATGCCCAACATTGGTTATGGGAgccacaagaaaacaaagcacatgctGCCCAGTGGCTTCTGGAAGTTCCTACTTCACGACGTCAAGGAGCTTGAAGTGCTGCTGATGTGCAGAGATTGCTCACAATGTCTCCTCCAAGAACCACAAAGTCATTGCAGAAAAAGCAGCCCAGCTGGCCATCAGAGTCATCAATCCCAATGCCAGAAAGCAGGGTGA